A window from Pokkaliibacter sp. MBI-7 encodes these proteins:
- a CDS encoding SlyX family protein has protein sequence MEDRLTELETRVAFMDDTINQLNDELIHQQKELETLHRMLHLMHQQMKQMTNPEQSNQDEPPPPHY, from the coding sequence ATGGAAGACCGCTTGACCGAGCTGGAAACACGGGTCGCATTTATGGACGACACCATCAACCAGCTGAACGATGAACTGATTCACCAGCAGAAAGAGCTGGAAACCTTACATCGTATGCTCCACCTCATGCATCAGCAGATGAAGCAGATGACCAATCCCGAACAATCTAATCAGGACGAGCCACCACCTCCCCACTACTAA
- a CDS encoding class I SAM-dependent methyltransferase, whose translation MFAILPFSDAEISIALQLADQLCCVCLHVMSPRDVSEYEQVLWVHPEGLAIQQTGQKAPGPVRVDFLQGAQAHRRLFGGGTGQSVAKAIGIKGKRRPTVLDATAGLGRDSFVLASLGCKVQMCERNPWVAALLADGMKRAVEDPEVGPIIERMELFQQDGKDYLTSLAAQPQALNADVIYLDPMFPHSDKSAEVKKDMKAFRTLVGADEDSADLLAAAVAANPCRIVVKRARKAPAIEGPVPSMVLEGKSGRFDIYTFRALPD comes from the coding sequence ATGTTCGCTATTCTTCCCTTTTCAGACGCTGAAATCAGCATTGCTCTACAGTTAGCCGATCAATTGTGTTGTGTCTGCCTGCATGTCATGTCACCACGAGACGTCTCTGAATATGAGCAGGTCCTGTGGGTACATCCGGAAGGGTTAGCTATTCAACAAACCGGGCAAAAAGCACCAGGCCCTGTGCGTGTGGATTTCCTTCAGGGGGCGCAGGCACACCGGCGGCTTTTTGGTGGCGGGACGGGGCAGAGTGTAGCCAAGGCCATTGGTATCAAAGGGAAGCGCCGACCTACCGTTCTGGATGCCACGGCAGGGTTGGGTCGAGACAGTTTTGTCCTGGCTTCTCTGGGCTGTAAGGTTCAGATGTGTGAACGTAACCCATGGGTAGCCGCTTTGCTTGCAGATGGAATGAAACGTGCAGTGGAAGACCCCGAGGTGGGGCCGATCATCGAGCGTATGGAGCTGTTTCAGCAGGATGGGAAGGATTATCTGACCAGCCTGGCGGCTCAACCTCAGGCGTTGAATGCTGATGTTATTTATCTTGACCCGATGTTTCCCCATAGCGACAAGTCGGCAGAGGTCAAGAAGGATATGAAGGCATTTCGCACCTTGGTAGGCGCGGATGAAGACAGCGCAGATTTGCTGGCAGCTGCAGTGGCAGCCAACCCTTGTCGGATAGTGGTGAAAAGGGCGCGGAAAGCGCCTGCGATTGAGGGGCCAGTGCCGTCAATGGTGCTGGAAGGAAAGTCTGGCCGTTTTGATATCTATACTTTCCGCGCACTTCCTGATTGA
- a CDS encoding undecaprenyl-diphosphate phosphatase: protein MLMSLWQQLLVALVQGATAILPVASSSHGMLPLQLLGWPLPSLVTDIAIQSGIVLAILCYGWRDFLHLTSGWWQSVKGQHSPQGWLSWGLLLSAIPALLGYWQLREWLMSIGHPLLIVTATLIFAMLLQWADSSRHYCRLAISLSWAELLLLMAAQVLGLLPGASFTGVVITALLVIGYERVAAARLAILLSLPIHLAMVAAASQAMLGEAVPIYWTETLLLFGSSFIAALLAFHLLLTLLKQFSFWPLTCYRLLLGTVLLLVLVTA from the coding sequence ATGTTGATGAGTCTCTGGCAGCAATTGCTGGTGGCCCTGGTGCAGGGGGCCACAGCCATCCTGCCTGTCGCCTCCAGCTCTCATGGCATGTTGCCACTGCAGTTGCTGGGATGGCCTTTGCCATCGCTGGTGACTGATATAGCTATCCAGAGTGGCATAGTACTGGCCATACTATGCTATGGCTGGCGAGACTTCCTGCATCTGACCAGCGGTTGGTGGCAGTCCGTGAAAGGGCAGCATAGCCCGCAAGGCTGGCTGAGCTGGGGATTATTGCTGTCGGCTATACCTGCTCTGCTGGGTTACTGGCAGCTGCGTGAATGGTTGATGTCGATTGGTCATCCGTTGCTGATTGTGACTGCGACCCTGATCTTTGCCATGCTACTGCAGTGGGCTGACTCTTCGCGTCACTATTGTCGTCTGGCTATTTCGCTAAGCTGGGCAGAGTTGCTGCTCCTGATGGCTGCACAGGTTCTGGGACTCCTGCCGGGAGCCTCTTTTACCGGTGTCGTTATAACCGCGCTGCTGGTAATAGGTTATGAGCGCGTAGCTGCTGCCAGACTGGCAATTCTGCTGTCGCTGCCGATACATCTCGCGATGGTTGCTGCTGCCTCTCAGGCGATGCTGGGAGAGGCTGTACCCATCTACTGGACAGAAACACTGTTACTGTTTGGTAGTAGCTTCATCGCTGCATTGCTGGCCTTCCATCTGTTGCTGACGTTGTTAAAGCAGTTCAGCTTCTGGCCTCTTACCTGTTATCGCCTGTTACTTGGAACGGTGTTGTTGCTGGTATTGGTTACTGCCTGA
- the tsaB gene encoding tRNA (adenosine(37)-N6)-threonylcarbamoyltransferase complex dimerization subunit type 1 TsaB, translating to MSYILALDATTEACSVALLTGEQVIEDFQVIPRLHAQRLLPMIEALLAQAGVSLVQLDALAYGRGPGAFTGIRIAAGVAQGLAYAVDRPLYPVSTLAAMAQGAWRETGQQAILASLDARMDEVYWSAYRIEQGLAVLQGDEQVLPPEKVVSPSGEWLGWGSGWRYALRFSGAAQTHSHHVEVFPHAQDIARLAMPLLAAGVVIRAEEALPVYIRDQVTHKAAG from the coding sequence ATGTCATATATTCTTGCCCTGGATGCAACCACTGAGGCCTGCTCTGTCGCACTGTTGACTGGGGAGCAGGTCATCGAGGACTTCCAGGTCATCCCACGTCTTCATGCGCAGCGCCTGTTACCGATGATTGAGGCTCTGCTGGCGCAGGCGGGGGTATCGCTGGTGCAGCTGGATGCGCTGGCATACGGTCGCGGCCCGGGGGCGTTTACGGGGATCCGCATTGCTGCCGGAGTCGCGCAGGGTCTTGCTTATGCGGTGGATCGTCCGCTGTACCCTGTTTCCACTCTGGCTGCGATGGCGCAGGGTGCGTGGCGGGAAACGGGCCAGCAGGCCATTCTGGCCAGTCTGGATGCCCGCATGGATGAAGTCTACTGGTCGGCGTATCGCATAGAGCAAGGGCTGGCCGTTTTACAGGGCGACGAGCAGGTCTTGCCACCTGAGAAAGTCGTGTCTCCGTCCGGTGAATGGTTGGGATGGGGAAGTGGCTGGCGCTATGCATTACGCTTCTCGGGAGCTGCTCAAACACATTCCCATCATGTTGAGGTATTTCCTCATGCGCAGGACATAGCCCGGCTGGCAATGCCGTTGCTGGCGGCGGGTGTTGTTATCAGGGCGGAAGAGGCGTTGCCGGTCTATATCCGGGATCAGGTTACTCATAAGGCCGCAGGATAA